One genomic segment of uncultured Desulfobacter sp. includes these proteins:
- the thiD gene encoding bifunctional hydroxymethylpyrimidine kinase/phosphomethylpyrimidine kinase — protein sequence MKTYYRALTIAGSDSGGGAGVQADLKTFSALGVFGMSAITALTAQNTHSVTGIFPVPPAFIGEQIDAVMSDIGANAVKIGMLHSPEVIEVVAEKLKQWQCSNVVLDPVMISKSGDNLLQDDAVDALKKHLLPLATVMTPNLPEASVLLGKTIDTPDKMEDAAVALADFGSANVLVKGGHLTSGPGIDLLYETASGQTTRYTADRVDTKNSHGTGCTLSSAIAAGLARGLDLKTAVAEAKNYITEALKAGANIQTGSGHGPVHHFYALWERV from the coding sequence ATGAAAACATACTATCGCGCATTAACCATCGCAGGTTCCGACAGCGGCGGCGGGGCCGGTGTCCAGGCAGACTTGAAAACCTTCAGTGCTTTAGGGGTATTCGGCATGTCAGCCATCACGGCACTCACGGCCCAGAACACCCACAGCGTCACCGGTATTTTTCCTGTTCCCCCGGCATTCATCGGAGAACAGATTGATGCCGTGATGTCGGATATCGGCGCCAATGCCGTAAAAATCGGCATGCTGCACTCTCCTGAAGTTATTGAAGTGGTGGCCGAAAAACTCAAACAATGGCAATGCTCCAATGTAGTGCTGGACCCGGTGATGATCTCCAAGTCCGGAGACAATCTGCTGCAGGATGATGCCGTGGACGCACTGAAAAAGCACTTGCTGCCCCTGGCCACGGTGATGACCCCGAATCTGCCCGAGGCCTCGGTGCTTTTGGGCAAAACCATTGATACCCCGGATAAAATGGAAGACGCTGCTGTGGCCCTGGCAGATTTTGGCTCAGCCAATGTCCTGGTCAAGGGCGGGCACCTGACTTCGGGACCGGGCATTGACCTGCTTTATGAAACCGCCTCCGGACAGACAACCCGCTATACGGCAGACCGGGTAGACACTAAAAACAGTCACGGTACAGGATGCACCCTGTCATCGGCCATTGCCGCAGGCCTTGCCCGGGGACTTGATCTGAAAACAGCCGTTGCCGAGGCCAAAAATTATATCACCGAGGCATTAAAGGCCGGGGCAAATATCCAAACCGGCTCGGGGCATGGACCGGTCCACCATTTTTATGCGTTGTGGGAGAGGGTGTGA
- a CDS encoding U32 family peptidase — translation MFTLELLAPAKNMEFGKAAVDHGADAVYIGPERFGARAAAGNSVSDIEALCNYAHRYFARVYVAFNTLLFDNELEPARRLIEQLYHAGVDALIIQDMGLLEMDLPPIPLFASTQTDNRTPEKVRFLEQSGFSRVILARELSLSAIKQIRNATRVDLEVFVHGALCVCYSGQCYMSAAIGGRSANRGACGQPCRLAWNLEDKEGTVLCENRHLLSLKDMNRADFLGDLVRAGITSFKIEGRLKSLDYVKNITGFYRQKLDALIKTGSSYTKASSGRTTFFFTPDPCKTFNRGFTDYFLSGSPDSPPGSIDAFDTPKSVGEPIGHVKQIKNQVLVLDRPHDLRAGDGICFPKATGRLKGFYVNRVDENQRVFPSGKTQIHKKDLPKGTMVFRNHDLRFARLMAGMTAQRKISLDMRFCEHPQGFELSCVDEDNLQAWALLDGLGEPARNPDTARAAIKKQLGKLGNTCFELNRLEILSKPVFLPAADLNRLRRDLVACLEKNRLKAYVRLTAGPRPMPVPFYQDNLDFRANAANRLSVQFYKKRGVKSIDPAFECASPGSGTPVMTTKHCIRRSLGWCTGKADKNRTGSSAWPAVGPLFLTHGKHRFKVIFNCRECEMQIHTLSHNA, via the coding sequence ATGTTCACCCTGGAACTTTTGGCACCGGCGAAAAATATGGAATTTGGCAAGGCCGCTGTTGATCACGGTGCCGATGCCGTGTATATCGGCCCCGAGCGCTTCGGTGCAAGGGCTGCCGCCGGCAACAGTGTTTCGGATATCGAAGCGTTGTGTAACTATGCTCACCGTTATTTCGCCCGGGTGTATGTGGCCTTTAATACCCTGCTTTTCGACAATGAACTTGAGCCGGCAAGGCGTTTGATTGAACAGCTTTACCATGCCGGGGTGGACGCCCTGATCATCCAGGATATGGGGCTTTTAGAGATGGATCTGCCCCCCATTCCCTTATTTGCCAGCACCCAGACCGATAACCGGACCCCGGAAAAGGTCAGATTCCTTGAACAGTCAGGGTTTTCGCGTGTTATTCTTGCCCGGGAACTGTCTTTGTCCGCCATTAAGCAGATCCGAAACGCCACGCGTGTGGATCTTGAGGTCTTTGTCCACGGGGCATTGTGCGTGTGCTATTCCGGACAATGTTATATGAGTGCGGCCATTGGCGGCAGAAGCGCCAACCGTGGCGCCTGCGGTCAGCCCTGCAGGCTTGCCTGGAACCTTGAGGATAAAGAGGGTACGGTTCTTTGTGAAAACAGGCACCTGCTCTCTTTAAAGGACATGAACCGCGCTGATTTCCTAGGGGATCTGGTCCGGGCTGGAATCACCTCTTTTAAGATCGAAGGACGGCTTAAAAGTTTGGATTATGTGAAAAATATCACGGGATTTTATCGCCAGAAGCTTGATGCCCTGATAAAGACCGGTTCCTCCTACACCAAAGCGTCCTCGGGCCGGACCACGTTTTTTTTCACACCCGATCCCTGCAAAACATTTAACCGGGGATTTACCGATTATTTTCTTTCCGGTTCACCCGATTCCCCACCTGGCTCAATTGACGCCTTTGATACGCCAAAATCTGTGGGAGAACCCATAGGACATGTGAAACAAATTAAAAACCAGGTTCTGGTACTGGATCGGCCCCATGATCTGCGGGCCGGGGACGGAATTTGTTTTCCCAAAGCAACGGGCCGGCTCAAAGGGTTTTATGTAAACCGGGTGGATGAAAACCAACGTGTGTTTCCGTCCGGGAAAACACAGATTCACAAAAAGGATCTGCCAAAGGGAACTATGGTATTCAGAAACCATGACCTTCGGTTTGCACGCCTTATGGCAGGCATGACCGCCCAAAGAAAGATATCCCTGGATATGAGGTTTTGTGAACACCCCCAGGGATTTGAGTTGTCCTGTGTGGATGAGGACAATCTCCAGGCCTGGGCCCTGCTTGATGGCCTGGGGGAGCCTGCCCGCAACCCCGACACGGCTAGGGCAGCCATTAAAAAGCAGTTGGGCAAGCTGGGCAATACCTGTTTTGAGCTGAATCGTCTTGAAATTCTTTCAAAACCGGTGTTCCTGCCTGCCGCAGACCTGAACCGTTTGCGCCGGGACCTGGTGGCGTGCCTGGAAAAGAATCGGTTAAAGGCCTATGTGCGCTTGACTGCCGGGCCCAGGCCGATGCCGGTTCCGTTTTATCAGGATAACCTTGATTTCCGGGCCAATGCAGCCAATCGTCTATCCGTTCAATTTTATAAAAAAAGAGGCGTAAAATCCATTGATCCGGCTTTTGAATGTGCTTCGCCGGGATCGGGTACACCGGTCATGACCACAAAACACTGTATCCGCCGCAGCCTTGGGTGGTGCACCGGAAAGGCAGATAAAAACAGGACCGGTTCCTCGGCCTGGCCTGCTGTGGGGCCGTTGTTCCTGACCCATGGTAAACACCGGTTTAAAGTGATTTTTAACTGCCGGGAATGTGAGATGCAAATTCACACCCTCTCCCACAACGCATAA
- a CDS encoding response regulator, translated as MSHTVLIVDDDARLIDLLTEYFGENEFLTHAVMLGADTLDAIRDNQPEIVILDIMLPDTNGLEVLKQIRAKHTIPVIMLTAKGDDTDRIVGLELGADDYLPKPFNPRELLARIRAILRRQDRAEPDTDTVIIRAGDLELNRATRTLISNGENVPLSTTEFNVLEVLMKHPNTVLSREQITNMAQGRNFMADDRSVDIHVSKLRGKIEKNPSSPLRIKTIWGTGYMFINPDS; from the coding sequence ATGTCCCATACAGTTTTAATTGTAGACGATGATGCAAGACTCATTGATCTTTTAACCGAGTATTTCGGAGAAAACGAATTTCTTACCCATGCTGTCATGTTAGGCGCCGACACCCTTGATGCCATACGGGATAACCAGCCGGAAATTGTTATTCTGGATATCATGCTGCCGGATACCAATGGCTTGGAGGTATTAAAGCAGATCCGGGCCAAACACACGATACCGGTCATCATGCTTACAGCCAAGGGCGATGATACAGACAGAATTGTGGGCCTGGAACTCGGGGCGGACGATTATTTGCCCAAACCTTTTAATCCCAGGGAGCTTCTTGCCAGAATCCGGGCCATTCTCCGACGTCAGGACAGGGCCGAACCCGATACCGATACCGTGATTATCCGTGCTGGGGATCTGGAATTGAACCGAGCGACACGGACCCTGATTTCAAATGGCGAAAACGTGCCCTTATCCACCACGGAATTTAATGTTCTGGAAGTGCTGATGAAACACCCCAACACAGTGCTCAGCCGAGAGCAGATCACAAACATGGCCCAGGGCCGAAACTTTATGGCTGATGACCGCAGCGTGGATATTCATGTTTCCAAACTAAGGGGAAAAATCGAAAAAAATCCTTCTTCCCCGTTGCGAATCAAAACAATATGGGGAACGGGGTACATGTTTATCAATCCGGATTCATAA
- a CDS encoding HAMP domain-containing sensor histidine kinase translates to MTIKRLYLKILFAFLGILLITILLTIGLFIATAGRCYKSDLNRQTIAKLKIFKVMVQKEADRHKDLPAEKNPDLIQLLDTCTALFGVKLWMTEPGEYIIFKNFEGPVNFLPDRAQRQVHHDSGITLYHYILKWNKYYAIIPINYHNQGFLLHLFVDTGKTSRHEGLFLMGLLAVGIAATLMLLPTVSYITRRINRLNQSALEFAGGNLSVRTNIKGQDEIAKLGDTFNLMADRLERLVGNTKELTANVSHELRSPLARLRVSKELIRDKLEQGASNDAIMRLLNNMGSDIRDLDTLIEEALALSKMNYQESPLAPETFIFSDFMKSMLDTYHPLLSSNDLVLDLDIRDSGKASQDKALVKSIFTNLMDNAIKYSPPGNTIHVSAGTISPKGLEFSISNPCKPMSQEDIDRLFNPFFRIPGQKAPGTGLGLAIAKKQVLRCKGTIRAEHTGREICLTVFLP, encoded by the coding sequence ATGACAATCAAGCGCCTTTACCTGAAAATCCTTTTTGCCTTTCTGGGCATCCTTCTTATCACTATCCTTTTGACCATCGGTCTTTTCATCGCGACTGCGGGACGTTGCTATAAATCCGACCTGAACCGCCAGACCATTGCCAAGCTTAAGATATTCAAGGTCATGGTACAAAAAGAGGCGGACCGGCATAAAGACCTTCCGGCGGAAAAAAACCCGGACCTTATCCAACTCTTGGACACCTGCACGGCGTTGTTCGGCGTTAAACTCTGGATGACCGAACCCGGGGAGTATATTATATTTAAAAATTTTGAAGGGCCGGTGAATTTTCTCCCCGACAGGGCCCAGCGACAGGTCCATCACGACAGCGGAATTACGCTTTATCATTATATACTTAAATGGAACAAATACTATGCGATCATACCCATAAACTACCATAACCAAGGATTTCTCCTTCACCTGTTTGTGGACACCGGGAAAACCAGTCGCCATGAAGGATTATTTTTAATGGGGCTTCTTGCCGTCGGTATTGCCGCCACCCTGATGCTGCTCCCTACGGTTTCGTACATCACCCGCCGGATAAACCGACTGAATCAATCCGCCCTTGAATTTGCCGGTGGAAATCTGTCTGTGAGAACGAATATTAAAGGCCAGGATGAAATTGCCAAACTCGGGGATACATTCAATCTAATGGCAGACCGGTTGGAACGCCTGGTGGGCAATACCAAGGAACTGACGGCCAATGTGTCCCATGAATTGCGGTCGCCCCTTGCACGTTTAAGGGTTTCCAAGGAACTGATCAGAGACAAGCTGGAACAGGGCGCTTCGAATGATGCCATCATGCGATTATTAAACAACATGGGATCAGATATCAGGGACCTTGACACCCTGATAGAAGAAGCACTGGCCCTTTCCAAAATGAATTATCAGGAATCGCCCCTGGCACCTGAGACATTCATATTTTCCGATTTTATGAAATCCATGCTGGACACATACCATCCACTATTAAGCAGTAACGATCTGGTCCTTGACCTTGACATCCGGGATTCCGGCAAGGCCAGCCAGGATAAAGCACTGGTAAAATCAATTTTTACCAATCTCATGGACAATGCAATAAAATATTCCCCACCCGGCAATACCATCCATGTATCTGCCGGAACCATCTCTCCCAAGGGCCTTGAATTCTCAATCAGCAATCCCTGCAAACCGATGAGTCAAGAGGATATTGATCGCCTGTTCAATCCGTTTTTCCGTATTCCCGGGCAAAAAGCACCGGGAACAGGACTTGGACTTGCCATTGCAAAAAAACAGGTCCTGCGTTGCAAGGGCACCATCCGTGCAGAACACACCGGCCGGGAAATTTGCCTGACCGTTTTTCTGCCTTAA
- the asd gene encoding aspartate-semialdehyde dehydrogenase encodes MKKVGMVGWRGMVGSVLMERMSAQNDFQKFTPVFFTTSQTGQTGPDVGQGVSELIDAFDIDALMEMDIVVTCQGGSYTEAVRPKLGERGWGGYWIDAASTLRMDEQSIIVLDPVNLPVIETAISKGIKNFVGGNCTVSLMLMALGGLFENDWVEWLTSMTYQAASGAGAKNMRELVAQMKTIGDKATPILDDPASAILDLDRTVTDTLRSDAYPVENWGVPLGASLIPWIDRAMDNGQTREEWKGFVETNKILGRSDNPIPIDGQCIRIGSMRCHSQAFTIKLKNDVPLDEINAALAANNDWVRVIPNNKEDSIRDLTPAAVTGTLNVPVGRIRKMNIGENFLTAFSVGDQLLWGAAEPLRRILNIIL; translated from the coding sequence ATGAAAAAAGTCGGAATGGTTGGTTGGCGAGGCATGGTGGGTTCCGTACTCATGGAAAGAATGTCTGCACAGAACGATTTTCAAAAATTTACGCCGGTTTTTTTCACCACGTCCCAAACCGGACAGACTGGCCCTGATGTGGGGCAGGGGGTTTCGGAACTAATTGATGCTTTTGATATTGATGCACTGATGGAAATGGACATTGTGGTGACTTGTCAAGGCGGTTCTTACACCGAAGCCGTGCGTCCCAAGCTAGGCGAGCGGGGCTGGGGCGGTTACTGGATTGATGCGGCATCCACCTTAAGGATGGATGAACAGAGCATTATTGTTCTGGACCCGGTCAATCTGCCGGTTATTGAAACGGCGATATCCAAAGGAATTAAAAACTTTGTCGGCGGCAACTGCACGGTCTCATTGATGCTGATGGCCCTGGGCGGGCTTTTTGAAAATGACTGGGTGGAATGGCTGACCTCCATGACCTATCAGGCGGCTTCCGGAGCGGGTGCCAAAAATATGAGAGAGCTTGTGGCCCAGATGAAAACCATTGGTGATAAGGCCACTCCGATTCTGGATGATCCTGCTTCAGCGATTCTTGATCTTGACCGAACGGTTACCGATACCTTGCGGTCCGATGCCTATCCCGTTGAAAACTGGGGCGTTCCTCTGGGTGCCAGCCTGATCCCCTGGATTGACCGGGCCATGGACAACGGCCAGACCCGGGAGGAGTGGAAGGGGTTTGTGGAAACCAACAAAATTCTGGGCCGCTCGGACAATCCCATCCCCATTGACGGCCAATGCATCCGCATCGGGTCCATGCGCTGCCATTCCCAGGCCTTCACCATCAAGTTGAAAAATGATGTTCCTTTAGACGAGATCAATGCCGCCCTGGCGGCTAATAATGACTGGGTTCGGGTAATACCCAACAATAAGGAAGATTCCATCAGAGATCTGACGCCCGCCGCAGTGACAGGTACACTGAACGTACCTGTGGGTAGAATCCGGAAAATGAATATCGGTGAAAATTTTCTTACCGCATTTTCCGTGGGTGATCAGTTGCTCTGGGGTGCGGCCGAACCTTTGCGGCGAATTTTAAATATTATTCTTTAA
- a CDS encoding ABC transporter substrate-binding protein, protein MKFKSKVLMTLICLFVVFGSAQAEPLKIAYSDWPGWIAWDIGVRKGFFEKHGVDVELKWFEYMASMDAFAAGKVDAVCVTNGDALILNATGTRNIMILINDISNGNDKIVAAPGIESVKALKGHKIGVEIGCVSHLLLINALKNNGMTEKDVTLVNVPTHQTAQVLASGDVDAIVAWQPNSGQALKSVHGSSQVYTSANAPGLIYDTLTVSLNSVLERRADWQKVVAAWYDIVSYMKDPANNTQMLEILSSRVALTPEEYEPFLKGTKIFTLEEAAAAFQPGDGFSSLYGSSDTSDKFMIANKVYDKPVNTKKVIDPSFTKALMK, encoded by the coding sequence ATGAAATTTAAATCCAAAGTGCTTATGACCTTAATTTGTCTGTTTGTTGTTTTTGGCAGCGCCCAGGCTGAACCGTTAAAAATCGCCTACAGTGACTGGCCCGGCTGGATCGCCTGGGATATTGGTGTCAGAAAAGGTTTTTTTGAAAAACATGGGGTTGATGTTGAACTTAAATGGTTTGAATATATGGCGTCAATGGATGCATTTGCAGCCGGCAAAGTTGATGCAGTATGCGTTACAAACGGCGACGCCCTGATCCTGAACGCCACGGGTACCCGCAACATTATGATTCTGATCAATGATATCAGTAATGGAAACGATAAAATTGTTGCAGCCCCGGGCATTGAATCCGTCAAGGCGCTGAAAGGTCACAAAATAGGGGTGGAGATCGGTTGTGTCAGCCATCTGCTGCTGATAAATGCTCTTAAAAACAACGGCATGACTGAAAAAGATGTTACCCTGGTGAATGTTCCCACCCACCAGACAGCCCAGGTTCTGGCATCCGGCGATGTGGATGCAATTGTTGCATGGCAGCCCAATTCAGGGCAGGCCCTTAAATCCGTACATGGATCTTCACAGGTTTACACCAGTGCCAATGCCCCTGGTCTGATTTATGATACCCTGACCGTATCGCTTAATTCCGTTTTAGAACGCCGCGCAGACTGGCAGAAAGTTGTGGCTGCCTGGTATGACATTGTCTCTTACATGAAAGATCCGGCCAACAACACGCAAATGCTTGAAATTCTTTCCTCTCGTGTTGCCCTGACCCCTGAAGAGTATGAACCCTTTCTCAAAGGGACCAAAATTTTCACCCTGGAAGAGGCGGCAGCCGCCTTTCAACCCGGCGATGGCTTTTCAAGTCTGTACGGCTCCAGCGATACTTCAGACAAATTCATGATTGCCAATAAAGTGTACGACAAACCTGTTAACACCAAAAAGGTCATTGACCCCTCATTCACCAAAGCGTTGATGAAATAA
- a CDS encoding ABC transporter permease has translation MTWLSIQKPLPGKKKAVLILLSFVLPLLVWSAVSYLPFVWHPMMEIQSAGDSLYFEEGQRVLRKLFAAENNRISESGGKKAAGKRVNPVYLPPPHKVLTAVYTSFKTKPRRPGDPWLHESLAHSIRVVFYGFLLSSIIGVPLGIICGVFDFFSKLTEPFMEFFRYMPAPVFGALAVAILGINDAPKIAIIFIGTFFQQVLVIANTTRLLPPSLLEAAQTLGAGGGTLFKKVVLPAIAPHVFLDMRILLGWAWTYLIVAEVVGTSTGITWFINQQAKYRIYENVYAAILLIGFIGLSTDMLLAWIGRNVFIWNGGRRNTFFQILVETFTGPRDTTFTFLNKRDTRYERADTAQL, from the coding sequence ATGACCTGGCTTTCAATTCAAAAACCACTTCCGGGAAAGAAAAAAGCAGTGCTGATTTTACTCTCCTTTGTCCTTCCCCTGCTGGTATGGTCGGCGGTCAGCTACCTGCCCTTTGTATGGCACCCCATGATGGAGATCCAGTCCGCCGGAGACAGCCTTTATTTTGAAGAAGGCCAGCGAGTCCTACGCAAGCTCTTTGCGGCAGAAAACAACCGGATCAGCGAAAGCGGCGGGAAGAAAGCAGCGGGAAAGCGCGTTAATCCGGTATACCTTCCGCCGCCGCACAAGGTGTTAACAGCAGTCTACACCTCTTTTAAAACCAAACCCCGCAGACCGGGAGACCCATGGCTCCATGAAAGCCTGGCCCATAGTATCCGGGTGGTTTTTTACGGATTTTTGCTCTCTTCCATCATCGGTGTGCCCTTAGGAATCATCTGCGGTGTATTTGATTTTTTCTCAAAGCTGACAGAGCCGTTTATGGAGTTTTTCAGATATATGCCGGCACCGGTATTTGGGGCCCTGGCAGTGGCGATTTTAGGCATTAATGATGCTCCCAAAATTGCCATTATTTTTATCGGTACTTTTTTTCAGCAGGTGCTGGTGATTGCCAACACCACGCGTCTGCTGCCGCCATCCTTGCTGGAAGCGGCACAAACACTGGGGGCTGGCGGCGGCACCCTGTTTAAAAAAGTGGTACTGCCGGCCATTGCACCCCATGTTTTCCTGGATATGCGAATTCTTCTGGGCTGGGCATGGACCTACCTGATTGTCGCCGAAGTGGTCGGCACCAGTACCGGCATTACCTGGTTCATCAACCAGCAGGCCAAGTACCGTATTTATGAAAATGTGTATGCCGCGATCCTTCTCATCGGATTTATCGGGCTGTCCACTGATATGCTGCTGGCCTGGATCGGAAGAAATGTATTTATCTGGAACGGCGGACGGCGCAACACGTTTTTTCAAATTCTTGTTGAGACCTTTACCGGCCCCAGGGACACCACATTTACTTTTTTAAACAAAAGAGACACAAGATATGAACGCGCTGACACTGCCCAGTTATAA
- a CDS encoding ABC transporter ATP-binding protein — MNALTLPSYKDQSPKVADRFKRLKKRDVILEAENITKVFNSEIGDITALESVSFKAYRREFLSVIGASGCGKSTLIRILSGLETVTSGQVLLDGKKVEKPGPERGMVFQGYTLFPWLTVKKNVMFGLEVAGKSQAESEAMQWIDMVGLDQFADHYPSQLSGGMQQRVAIARALANQPRVLLMDEPFGALDAQTRAKMQSYLLQIWQNVDITIIFITHDLDEAVYLSDRILVLDNHPGRVKEMIEVPVEQPRSVKQHLNPEFLATKEHIETLIHPHRDEEDRLPIIRLTQVNDDIL; from the coding sequence ATGAACGCGCTGACACTGCCCAGTTATAAGGACCAGAGTCCAAAGGTTGCAGACCGGTTTAAACGGTTAAAAAAACGGGATGTCATCCTTGAAGCTGAAAATATTACCAAAGTATTCAATTCAGAAATCGGAGACATCACCGCCCTTGAATCCGTATCCTTCAAGGCATACCGGCGGGAATTTCTCTCGGTGATCGGTGCCTCCGGGTGCGGGAAATCCACGTTGATCCGTATTTTATCCGGTCTTGAGACAGTCACATCCGGGCAGGTGCTGCTGGACGGCAAAAAAGTAGAAAAACCCGGGCCTGAAAGGGGTATGGTTTTCCAGGGCTATACATTGTTTCCCTGGCTGACGGTCAAAAAGAATGTGATGTTCGGCCTGGAGGTTGCCGGAAAAAGCCAGGCAGAATCGGAAGCCATGCAGTGGATAGACATGGTGGGACTTGATCAGTTTGCAGATCACTATCCCAGCCAGTTGTCCGGCGGCATGCAGCAGCGGGTAGCCATTGCCCGGGCCCTGGCCAACCAGCCCAGGGTGCTGTTGATGGATGAACCCTTTGGTGCCCTGGATGCCCAGACAAGGGCAAAAATGCAGTCCTATCTGCTTCAGATCTGGCAAAATGTAGATATCACCATCATTTTCATCACCCATGATCTGGATGAAGCCGTCTACCTGTCGGACAGGATTCTGGTGCTGGACAATCATCCGGGGCGCGTCAAGGAAATGATCGAGGTGCCGGTGGAACAGCCGCGCTCCGTCAAACAACACCTGAACCCGGAGTTTCTGGCCACCAAGGAACATATTGAAACCTTGATTCATCCACACAGAGATGAAGAGGACCGCCTTCCCATAATCCGCTTGACCCAGGTCAATGATGATATTTTGTAG
- a CDS encoding ribbon-helix-helix protein, CopG family, with the protein MSSSTHDKTQRISVSLPVQLTAELDRMVVSGGYRNRSQAMAQMIRNTLLDHYEQSGSRIMAGTITLIYNEAQAGLKTRLTRIQRHHIDSVISCLNVLLEKDYSLEVLLVQGPVDTLNKIVKEIRACKGVENCKLVLSSALMPPIHEKTGGNNE; encoded by the coding sequence ATGAGCAGCTCAACCCACGATAAAACCCAGAGAATCAGTGTCTCGCTGCCGGTTCAGCTGACAGCGGAACTGGACAGGATGGTTGTGAGCGGTGGATACCGAAACCGCAGCCAGGCCATGGCGCAGATGATCCGCAATACCCTTCTGGATCATTACGAACAAAGCGGTAGTCGTATCATGGCCGGAACAATTACCCTGATCTATAATGAGGCACAGGCAGGTCTGAAAACCCGTCTAACCCGTATTCAGCGGCATCATATTGATTCGGTAATTTCCTGCCTCAATGTTTTGCTTGAAAAAGATTATTCCCTTGAAGTGCTTCTGGTGCAGGGCCCGGTGGATACCCTGAACAAAATAGTCAAAGAGATACGGGCCTGCAAAGGCGTCGAAAACTGTAAACTGGTACTCTCATCTGCACTGATGCCGCCAATTCATGAAAAAACAGGAGGAAATAATGAATAA
- a CDS encoding urea amidolyase associated protein UAAP1, with amino-acid sequence MNNKQSQNNETSGKLRFETIVPGGWNWSHIIKKGSSVRLTDLEGGANASALFYNSANPSERYNMGDTLKIQHISYITQGHCIYSDMGRILMSVIEDTCGWNDVICGVTDAAMIKARFGTKAYQDHHNDFYRNGYDSLMVELAKHALGPRDFTETINFFTKVGVSDNGDLFFVEDFSKPGSSVTLRAEMDTLLVLDTGMHPLNPTGDYVRKPVKITVMDCPPARMDDPCRTFCPENERGFINTEQYHL; translated from the coding sequence ATGAATAACAAACAATCCCAGAACAATGAAACATCCGGAAAACTGCGCTTTGAAACAATCGTTCCAGGCGGGTGGAACTGGTCCCATATTATTAAAAAAGGCTCATCCGTGCGGCTCACCGATCTGGAAGGCGGTGCCAATGCATCCGCGCTTTTCTATAATTCCGCCAATCCCAGTGAGCGCTACAATATGGGGGATACACTCAAGATTCAGCACATTTCATATATTACCCAGGGGCACTGCATCTATTCGGACATGGGCCGGATTCTCATGTCGGTCATTGAGGACACCTGCGGGTGGAACGATGTGATCTGCGGGGTGACCGATGCCGCCATGATCAAGGCCCGCTTCGGCACAAAGGCATACCAGGACCATCACAATGACTTTTACCGCAACGGTTACGATTCTTTAATGGTGGAACTTGCAAAGCACGCCCTTGGCCCCAGGGATTTCACCGAAACCATCAATTTTTTCACAAAAGTCGGGGTGTCTGATAATGGAGATCTTTTTTTTGTTGAAGACTTTTCAAAGCCCGGCAGCAGCGTCACACTCAGGGCTGAAATGGACACCCTTCTGGTGCTGGACACCGGAATGCACCCCCTTAATCCCACAGGCGACTATGTAAGAAAACCCGTGAAAATAACTGTCATGGATTGCCCTCCTGCAAGGATGGATGATCCCTGCCGCACATTCTGCCCCGAAAATGAGAGAGGCTTTATTAATACAGAACAGTATCATTTGTAA